ATCGCCAAATAAATCCTGAAGCTTTGTCCACGCCCGTTCCGTTTGTTCAATATCGGCCATATCCGCCATGGAGCAGCCTGCACGCATGTCAGGAAGGATAACTGTCTGCCCTTCTTCCGTCAAAATATCCGCTGTTTCAGCCATGAAATGCACGCCACAAAACACGATATAATCCGCTTCGCGATTTTGCGCGGAAAGCTGGGCCAATTGAAGTGAATCCCCCGTTGAATCCGAAAATTGAATGACTTCCTCCCGTTGATAATGATGACCTGGGATATAAAGACGGTTCCCCAGTCGTTTCTTAATCTCATGGACCCGATTCTCCATCTCTTCCTTTGTCATCGTTTTATACTTTTCAGGCAATGCATTTCCTGCTGTTTTAGCCATCTCCAAAATGTTCATTTCAATATCCCCTCCTGCTCTTTGACCTTTGCGCTAATATCAAGTGCTCTGACACTGTGCGTCAAGCTGCCCAACGAAATATAATCTACCCCTGTTTCCCGATATGAGGCTAGATTGTCTAAATGGATCCCTCCAGAAGCTTCAGTTATGATGTGGGCGGGAACCAATTTAATCAGTTGCTTGATTTCTTCGGGGCTCCGGTTATCGAACATGATGATATCTGCACCGGCTTCCACAGCTTCAAGCACCTGTTGTGGTGATTCCGTTTCCACCTCAACTTTAGTGGTATGTCCCAGTTTGGATTTTACCGTTTGAACCGCTTTCGTTATGGACCCAGCGAAAGAAATATGGTTGTCCTTTATCATGACTGCATCATACAGACCATATCGGTGATTGAATGCCCCGCCGGAACGGACCGCATATTTTTCAAGCATCCGCAGGCCTGGCGTAGTTTTCCTCGTATCACATGCTCTCGTCTTCGTCCCCTCTAAAATCATGGCAGCTTTATGAGCCTGTGTCGCAATGCCAGACATACGCTGCACTAGATTCAAAACGACCCGTTCCCCTTTTAAAAGGGAGGCCATATCGCCGGTCATTTTCGCAAGCTGCTGTCCTTCTTCGAAAACTTCGCCATCTTGAACAAAAAGGAAAACCTCGATTTGCTCATCCAACAATGCAAATCCCGTCTTGATGACGTCCCCTCCACTAAAGACCCCGCCTTCTTTTGCGATGAATGTCAAAGTTCCTTGTTCACCTTGATCAAAAATCGTATCACTCGTTACATCGCATTCCCCTATATCTTCCATTAAAAATTGTTGCAGCATCTGCTTAAGCTTCAATATATTCATATAGTCGTCTCCCTTTCACTCGG
The DNA window shown above is from Peribacillus sp. FSL P2-0133 and carries:
- the nadC gene encoding carboxylating nicotinate-nucleotide diphosphorylase, which gives rise to MNILKLKQMLQQFLMEDIGECDVTSDTIFDQGEQGTLTFIAKEGGVFSGGDVIKTGFALLDEQIEVFLFVQDGEVFEEGQQLAKMTGDMASLLKGERVVLNLVQRMSGIATQAHKAAMILEGTKTRACDTRKTTPGLRMLEKYAVRSGGAFNHRYGLYDAVMIKDNHISFAGSITKAVQTVKSKLGHTTKVEVETESPQQVLEAVEAGADIIMFDNRSPEEIKQLIKLVPAHIITEASGGIHLDNLASYRETGVDYISLGSLTHSVRALDISAKVKEQEGILK